From a single Saccharomyces kudriavzevii IFO 1802 strain IFO1802 genome assembly, chromosome: 15 genomic region:
- the FIT2 gene encoding Fit2p (similar to Saccharomyces cerevisiae FIT2 (YOR382W)), producing the protein MKFSTIFGAATVVSAVLAADVSSVMTTKTITVTNGNNVYTKVVTDTADPIITYSTTRTVVVSNSAGTYTKVVTEGPDSTSEKSTTKTLTLTNGSGSSTNLYTKTVTQPIESSTSTSSSSSSSSSASSSGAAPAAFQGASIGALALGLLSYLL; encoded by the coding sequence atgaaattttcaactatTTTCGGAGCTGCCACAGTCGTGTCTGCCGTTTTGGCAGCCGACGTCTCAAGTGTGATGACCACTAAAACTATTACAGTTACGAACGGTAACAACGTTTATACTAAGGTTGTCACTGATACCGCTGACCCCATCATCACTTACAGTACTACTAGAACTGTCGTTGTCAGCAATAGTGCTGGTACTTACACAAAGGTTGTCACCGAAGGTCCAGATTCCACTTCTGAAAAGAGTACAACAAAAACTCTAACCTTGACAAATGGTTCAGGTTCATCAACCAACCTTTACACCAAGACTGTCACTCAACCCATTGAGTCATCCACTTCtacctcttcttcctcctcttcgtcGTCTTCTGCTTCTTCATCCGGTGCTGCTCCTGCTGCATTCCAAGGTGCAAGCATTGGCGCTTTGGCCCTTGGTTTACTTTCTTACCTGTTATAA
- the FIT3 gene encoding Fit3p (similar to Saccharomyces cerevisiae FIT3 (YOR383C)): protein MKFSSALVLSAVAATALAESITTTITATKDGHVYTKTITQDATFVWGGEGSYASATSEVSSAAAAETSAAAETSAAAETSAAAETSAAAETSAAAETSAAATTSAAAATTSAAVTSATAETSADEGSGSSITTVITATKNGHVYTKTVTQDATFVWTGEGSNTWSPSTSTSASSEAASSSSSAAKTTTVETSTSATSSTTAQISSYTGAADAITAGTGLMGAALAAVMLL from the coding sequence atgaaattttcttccgCTTTAGTCCTATCCGCTGTTGCCGCCACTGCTCTTGCTGAGAGTATCACCACTACCATTACTGCTACCAAGGATGGTCACGTCTACACCAAGACCATCACCCAAGATGCTACTTTTGTCTGGGGTGGTGAAGGTTCTTACGCAAGTGCCACTTCCGAAGTCTcttctgctgctgctgctgaaacctctgctgctgctgaaacctctgctgctgctgaaacctctgctgctgctgaaacctctgctgctgctgaaacctctgctgctgctgaaaCTTCTGCTGCTGCTACAACCTCTGCCGCTGCTGCTACAACCTCTGCTGCTGTAACCTCCGCTACCGCTGAGACTTCCGCTGATGAAGGTTCTGGTTCTAGTATCACTACCGTCATTACTGCCACCAAGAACGGTCACGTCTACACCAAGACTGTCACACAAGATGCCACTTTTGTCTGGACTGGTGAAGGCAGCAACACTTGGTCCCCAAGTACTAGCACTTCCGCCAGCTCAGAAGCtgcttcatcttcctcttcagcAGCTAAAACCACCACTGTTGAAACTTCCACTAGTGCCACATCCTCCACCACTGCTCAAATCTCTAGCTACACTGGTGCTGCCGATGCCATCACCGCTGGTACCGGTTTGATGGGTGCTGCTCTTGCTGCCGTCATGTTATTGTGA
- the FRE5 gene encoding putative ferric-chelate reductase (similar to Saccharomyces cerevisiae FRE5 (YOR384W)) has translation MLFATLLLLLVYLAPGSIAKPTSTKKRTQWDQIVINACAKELESYKYDTDARGRHASICTYEPALGSWLHCAKDVLDSKKKNAGTFEKTFIMINQFCQDFHKDGDVSNEEFYRIFANASLFIRPISEVKERIRYPVIPNKTSLDRWVWAYFGPLDNLDKGNVYGVTICLYWIGVLFVAAVYHFLNFSRLKQTVFKNKVSAFLRGHYILPALVHNHAMSVGKWFFIGLVPTKLETLVLFGYVLLHGVLLSTYNFDHHELLSDHKSQVLIFLSDRAGILAFAHFPLIVLFGGKNSIMTWLTGIRYTAFITYHKWLGRFMLIDCAIHAIGYTYHAYIENYWKYVKYSDLWTSGRHAMIIVGILVFFSFFFFRRHYYELFVITHIILAIGFFHAAWRHCYKLGWGEWIIACALFWIGDRILRLIKIAIFGMPLAKLKLCGESMIEVRIPKSSKWWKAEAGQYIYLYFLKPKIFWQSHPFTVMDSLIEDGELVVVITVKSGLTKKLQGYLMQNEGQIEMRVLAEGPYGESTRTQLFEGLLFIAGGAGIPGPLSMAIKAGREPKSGEDHQIMKFVWSIRDVELLEVYKKEIMMLKELNVEVKIYYTGGQKSELGEEEGAVANMNMEGRLLTTPKSLEMVTDFGRPKIEEVIEDGLSGTKSLLVVCCGSEGFVDKTRELTAKKVLENGDKWIEYVEEFQNW, from the coding sequence ATGCTTTTCGCTACACTACTGTTGTTATTGGTGTATTTGGCACCAGGTTCTATAGCAAAACCGACATcaactaaaaaaagaactcaATGGGACCAGATAGTAATTAACGCTTGTGCCAAGGAGTTGGAATCGTACAAATATGACACCGACGCTAGGGGTCGGCACGCTTCTATCTGCACGTATGAACCGGCACTAGGCTCTTGGCTACACTGCGCTAAGGATGTTCTCGAcagtaaaaagaaaaatgctGGGACATTCGAGAAAACATTTATAATGATAAATCAGTTTTGCCAGGATTTTCATAAAGACGGAGATGTCAGTAATGAGGAGTTTTATCGAATTTTCGCTAATGCGTCTCTTTTCATCCGGCCTATTAGCGAAGTGAAGGAAAGGATAAGATATCCCGTCATTCCCAACAAAACTTCCCTAGACAGGTGGGTGTGGGCATACTTTGGGCCGCTGGATAATTTAGACAAAGGAAACGTATATGGGGTCACAATTTGTCTATACTGGATAGGTGTTTTGTTTGTTGCAGCTGTGTACCActtcttgaacttttctCGACTTAAACAAACAGTCTTCAAGAACAAGGTGTCGGCTTTCCTGAGAGGCCATTACATTCTTCCAGCACTTGTTCATAACCATGCTATGTCGGTGGGTAAGTGGTTTTTCATCGGGCTAGTTCCTACCAAACTCGAGACACTTGTCTTATTCGGCTATGTTTTGTTGCACGGAGTTCTGCTGAGTACTTACAATTTTGATCACCATGAGCTGCTCAGTGATCACAAGAGCCAAGTGcttatctttctttccgACCGAGCAGGGATTTTAGCCTTCGCTCACTTTCCATTGATAGTGCTTTTTGGTGGTAAAAACAGCATAATGACTTGGTTGACGGGTATACGATATACCGCATTCATAACCTATCACAAATGGTTGGGAAGATTCATGTTGATAGATTGTGCGATTCATGCAATAGGGTACACTTATCATGCCTACATAGAAAATTATTGGAAGTACGTGAAATACAGTGATCTATGGACATCGGGAAGACATGCCATGATTATTGTTGGAATACTTGTGTTTTtctcattctttttcttcagacGCCACTATTACGAATTATTTGTCATTACGCATATTATCTTGGCGATAGGATTTTTCCATGCCGCCTGGAGACATTGCTATAAACTCGGATGGGGGGAGTGGATAATTGCGTGCGCTCTATTCTGGATTGGCGATCGTATTTTGCGGTTGATAAAAATTGCAATTTTTGGTATGCCATTGGCAAAGTTGAAGCTGTGCGGCGAGTCAATGATAGAGGTGAGAATTCCAAAAAGTTCCAAGTGGTGGAAAGCTGAGGCTGGCCAATATATTTACCTGTATTTTTTAAAACCAAAGATATTCTGGCAATCGCATCCGTTCACGGTCATGGATTCTTTGATTGAGGACGGAGAGTTGGTCGTTGTAATAACGGTCAAGAGTGGCTTAACTAAAAAATTGCAGGGGTACCTGATGCAGAATGAAGGGCAGATAGAAATGCGCGTACTGGCAGAAGGACCTTACGGAGAGAGCACTCGAACACAACTATTTGAAGGCCTACTATTTATCGCTGGTGGGGCCGGAATTCCGGGACCTCTTTCGATGGCGATAAAGGCCGGTCGTGAACCAAAAAGCGGCGAAGATCATCAGATAATGAAGTTCGTGTGGAGTATACGAGATGTCGAACTTTTGGAAGTGTATAAAAAGGAGATAATGATGTTAAAAGAGCTGAACGTAGAAGTGAAAATTTACTATACGGGAGGGCAAAAAAGTGAACTGGGTGAGGAGGAGGGTGCAGTCGCTAACATGAACATGGAGGGCAGGCTGCTGACGACACCAAAGTCACTGGAAATGGTTACCGATTTTGGACGTCCAAAAATTGAGGAAGTAATTGAAGACGGGCTAAGTGGCACAAAGTCATTGTTAGTTGTCTGTTGTGGATCAGAAGGTTTTGTGGACAAGACGAGAGAGCTAactgcaaaaaaagttcttgaaaatgGTGACAAGTGGATAGAATACGTAGAAGAGTTCCAAAATTGGTAG